TCTAAGTAGAGTAGAAAAAAACGTTTCTGATTATTTGTCAGAATAATCAATACAGACTAAAATAAAAATAGAGGGCTAGCCCTCTATTTTTTTGTCTATTAGTATGGATTTGATCTCGAGTAAAACACCTTGACTTTCCGATTTATTTTTGAGAATAAAATCGTTAAGTTTTCTCAGGTTCATGTCAACTTTGTCTTCTGTTGTCTCATCAAATTCACTATTATCGATAATGGTCATGATATCTATAGCATTGGTGTAAGAGTTCGTTAATGCAAAATCGATAAGTTCTGTAAGGTATTCAGAGGCATCATAACCTGATTGCCAAATGGCATTTAAAGCCAACCATTTTTTTTCGTCCGAAACATCGGCTTGAATATATTGAATCAAAGACTCTAAAGCACTTTTATCTTTTAGTCCAAACATCAATGACTCAACTTTGTTTTTGATCTTTTGAGAATCGGACTCTGCCCAAAGAGAAATCAATGTTGGAATGAGAGACACGTCTCCTTTAGACTCCATTTTGTCTAAAGCTTTTTGAACTAATACCTCTTCAGACGATAACAATCCACTTTTAATATCAGCAATTTCTTTAGCTCTTTTTGTGCTCATAAATTTTTTTTGCAAAAGTATAGGGAAACCTGAAATAGAACTACCTTTTTGGAGGTTTTAAGTCTTTTGGGTTGTGGTAGACCTTTCCATCTTTTTCATTTCTAGGACTGATGTCTTCAACACGTGCCCAATTCCCCTTTTTATATTGGAATCCATCATATTGTAAGGTGGGCTGATAAAAACTATAAACCCCTTCTAATTCTGGCTTGGATGGTTCTAAACGGTTGTAAATAATCTGTTTTAATTTTTCGTTGTATCTCAACATGAAGTAGGCTTCCTTACTATATTCGAAAATGACTCTTCTTTTATTCATTCGACTAGACTCGAAAACGGCTTTCCCAAACATAGGTTCACCTTTATTATTGAAATACAAACATTCCATTACTTTTTTGTTTGAGAACTTGTTATGTCCTTCCCAACCCAAAAGCACATACATAGTTTTTTTGTCCTTTTTAAAAGGAATGATACTATAATAAAGTGCCCCATACCAGTTGTCCTTTTTTAAACTCCGGTATTCCGGTCTGGAAATATCTTTGTGATGATCCGAAAGTTCAAACCATTTGGAAGACCCGTTTTCTGAAGATTTCATTTGAATGAAACAGAAATAATCATAGGTCCCATCACTTAGTGTAAGATTCCAGGTAATCATTCTAAAAGCGCCATCTGGTGAAAAAATATCACCCAGATAAGGGATGTTAGTTAGATGTTGATCAAAACTATTTTCCTGATCCAGAAAGAGCGCTATTTGTTTTCTTAGAGAATCGGAATAGGTATGTTTTAACCTATCGGTCTCAGATGAAACAGCCAGTTTACGATAAGCGATTACCAATGAATCATTATACTCTTGGGATACTCCTGGAAAATGAGACCCTAAAAATATAATGAGGTATAAAAATGTGTGTTTGATTTTGAACATTCTGTCTTAAAACGTTTCGATTCGAAATATGTTATCAGATGAATAAATCATGAACTATGAATATTAGATTTGCAAAGATATTGCCAAAGCTAGAACATGGAATTAAAAGATAGGATAAAAGCATTTTCGAATTTAGGACAGCAATTAAGATTGTGGTTAAGTGAAAGGTCAGAGGGAGTAGATAATCCATTAGATTCAGTATTGCGAAGAACATTTCATGCCAATGGTTGGTTTGATGAATCTCAGGTTTTAAGCTCTTTAAATGAAATTGTTGAGTGGTTGCAAGAAGATAAGCTTCAAGAGTGGACTGCAGATTATGACTTTGGTGCCGTAAAAAACGCAAAGAGGGTAGGTGTGATTATGGCCGGGAATATTCCTCTGGTTGGATATCATGATTATCTATCTGTGATCATAAGCGGGCATTTTCTTAAGGCTAAATTATCTAGTAAAGATACTGTGCTTATTCAGTTTTTACATGATGAATTGCTTAAGATAGCACCTGAATTATCTGAGATGGTAGATCTGGGGGGGGAGCGATTTACAGATATTGATGCGGTGATTGCTACGGGGAGCAATAATAGTTCGAGATACTTCGATTATTATTTTTCTAAAATTCCGCATATTATTAGAAAGAATAGAACATCGGTAGCTGTTTTATCAGGCAACGAAAGTGAAGTTGAACTAAAGCAGTTGGGAAATGATATCTTTAGATATTATGGGTTAGGCTGTAGAAACGTGACCAAAGTATATTTTCCAAAAGATTTTGATATCAATTGGTTTTATCAGGGTATTGTATCACATGGTAAAGTCATGGACAATCATAAGTATCAAAACAACTATGATTACCATAAAAGTTTGTTCTTGCTGAACCAGGAGAAAATGTGGGATAATAACTTTTTAATTTTAAAGAATGACTCAGGATTGACATCTCCTGTCGGTACATTGTTTTATGAAGAGTATGACGATTTAGGCCATGTAGAGGCTGATTTAAGTATGCTTGAAGAGCAAATTCAGTGTCGTGTTGGACTGGGAGGATTGGAATTGGGAAAAGCGCAAAAGCCCAAACTGACTGATTATTCGGACAATATTGATGTTTTAGAGTTTTTATTGGAGCTCTAATTGATAAATGATATTAGATATTTGGTTTTTTTAGGTATTGGCGTTAATTTGGCGCTCAAATTTGAAAAGACATCTATGCGAAAGATATCTAAGGGTTTATTGCTGTTTTTAGGGTTTTTGTTAGGGGTAACTTTAAACAGTAATGCACAAACTGCCATAATAGCAAGCCCTAATCCCGTACCTTTAAGTATATGTAATGGAGATACTATTTTCTTTGTTGCGGACAATTCTACAGGAACGTTAACTTCATTCCAATGGAATTTTAATGGAGCCGCTGCCGGACCGCAAACGGTTTTTGGACAGAATGTCACTTTTGTAGCGGGAAATGTTGGTTCTTACACCATGCAATTAGTTGTTAGTGACGGAATAGCTCTGGATACGTTAGATTTCAATATGGTGGTGAACGCATGTACACCTCCAACTATCAATATTAGTGGTACTCCGACCACCATTTGTGAAGGAACGCAAGTACAGTTTACAGATGCAACCACGCCAGGATCTCAACCTATTATTTCCAGACTGTGGTCATTCCCAGGTGGAACCCCAGCGACATCTAATGTGACTAATCCATCGGTGACTTATGCTGCGGCAGGCACCTATAATGTATTTTATGAGGTAACAGATGCGAATGGAACTTATAAAGATACTTTAGTGGCATATATTAATGTGGTAAGTTGTCCTCCACCTGTAGCAGATTTCATTGCCAATAAGGTGCAGATTTGCCCGGGAGATTGTATTAATTTCTTAGATCAAAGTCAAAATGTGGTTGTGGGACAGTCTACATGGAGTTGGTCTTTCCCTGGATCTGATTCTGCGGTTTCGGTTCAACAAAACCCAACTAATATTTGTTATCAAATCCCTGGAAAGTATACAGTTACACTTTCTGTGACCAATGCTTTTTCTGGCGATACTGAAGAAAAGATTAATTACATTACAGTAGATTCATGTTTGCCTCCGGAGTCTAAATATTCTGCAGAAAAATTGAAAATTTGCCAGGGAACATGTGTACAATTCTTTAATCAATCATTAAGAGCTGATACCGTGACATGGCATTTCTTTAATGCGGATCCATTGTATGAATGGAGTACTGAGGATGATCCTATTGTTTGTTATTCAGATACAGGGAAATTTGATATTCAAATGGTAACCAATAATCAATATGGTCCTCCAAGTATTTTATTGCATACTGAGGTTGTTGATGTAGAGGCTTTTCCTGAAGTTCAGGCACCAAATGATGAATCTGTTTTAATTGGGCAGTCTGTTCGCTTACAGGCGTATGGTACTGCACCTAGATTTAGATGGACTCCTAGTGATGGAACTATAGATTGCGAAACGTGTTCTCGTGTGAATGTATCTCCTTTGGAAAATACAAAATATTACGTCACAAATATTTCTGATAATGGTTGTGAAAGAACAGATTCAGTGAATGTAATTGTGGTGAAGAATTACTACCGAGGTGTACCGGATGCGTTTACTCCAAATGCAGATGAAGAGAATGATGTGTTATTGGTATACGGTAATGGAATCACGAAAATGGAATTTTATGTTTATGATCGTCATGGTAGACTTGTATTTGAGTCGAGAGATCAAAACGTTGGCTGGGATGGTACATACAAAGGCGAGCCTTTGCAAGCTGGTGTATATGCATACTTCGTAAAACTGACTTATGAAAGTGGGTTCCAGGAAATTTTAAAAGGTGATGTAACGTTGGTTAGATAGGGTCTATGAATAAATTAATATCGTTTTTAGCAATAATTATTTTTTCTGGGGTAGCACTGGGTCAATCTACGGAGCCTATAATGACTCAGTTCTACAATACACCGTTACAGGTTAATCCTGCCAATGCAGGATTGTTTGCCGGAAGAGCCAGAATCATATCAAATTTTAAGCGTCAATGGGAATCCATTGGACAACCTTTTCAGACTATTGCAGCCTCTGGTGATTTTCAATTGGCAAGAGATGTGACCGGTGGTGATTTCTTTGGAATGGGAATTGACATCAATCAGGATAAAGCGGGTATTTCTGAGTTGTCTAATCTTTCTGCAAACGTTTCTTTGAGTTTTACCAAAGCAATGGATGGCAGAAAAAGTCACTTTGCGTCTGTTGGATTTCAAGGTGGATATGGACAAAGAAGTATTTCTACATCAAATATTAACTGGGGAAGTCAATGGACAAATACAGGATTTGATCCAACAATTAAAACTCCGGATCAGGCACTGGATGAGTCTTCAAGTTATTTTGATTTGGCAGCAGGTGTGAATTATTTTTACTCAAGACCAGATGATGCTGTAAAAATGTATTTAGGTGTTGCGGCTTATCACTTAACACAACCAAAAATTTCATTTTTAGGAAATGATGATGAGGTAATAGAGCGAAAGTTCAACGTGAGTGGTGGGTTACGTTACCAATTTGGACGATCTGAGAACTTCTCCGTTTATCCTAATTTCTTATATGCTTGGCAAGGTCCGGTAAATGTGTTGATCTATGGTTCTGATTTGGAATATAGAATTAGTGATGGATCAAGATCTACGGGAACACGTAAGTATACCAGTTTTGCGGTTGGGGTATATCATAAATGGAAGCAAACTATTGCTCCAGTGGTTAAGCTTCATAAAGCCGGATTCTCATTGTATGTAACGTATGAGTTTGAAATTGGAAATATTACTCGTGTAACCAATGGTCAGGGTGGAATGGAAGTGGCTTTGAAATATCGTGTAGATTTTAGAAGTGGAAAGAATAAGAAGAACATTAATAACGCCTTCTTATAAATATATTTAGAAAAGTATTTTTTTTACCTCGTCAAATTTTTTGGCGGGGTTTTTTTATGCTTTGAAAATACCCCAATAGAGACTGTTTTACAGTTCTATTGGGAGTAAATATTATAAGTCTATATCGACAACGTTTTTAAAAAGGTCATCTAACGTTTCTCGTTTACGGATCAATTGTGCCTTGCCCTTATGAATAAGGACTTCGGCCGGTCTGTATCTCGAATTGTAGTTTGAAGCCATACTATAGCAATAAGCCCCAGCATTTTTAAACCCTAAAATATCACCTTCTTTAATCTCATTAATTCGTCTATTATATCCGAATGTGTCTGATTCACATATATAACCAACAACCGTGTAAATTCTAGGTTTCCCATTTGGATTTGAAACGTTGTAAATCTCATGATGTGCATTATAAAACATCGGACGAATCAAGTGATTAAAACCAGAGTCAACAGACGCAAAAATGGTGCTTGTCGTTTGTTTAATCAAATTGGTCTTTACGAAGAAATAACCCGATTCACTTACCATAAATTTTCCTGGTTCAAACATCAATGTAAGAGGTTTGCCATAGTTCTTTTCAAAAGCGTTAAAGCGTTCGCTCATGACTTGTCCAAACTCCGCTATATCCGTTTCATGATCATCCTCTTTATAGCGGATTTTAAACCCTGATCCAAAGTCAATGTATTTCAGATGATCGAATTTTTCTGCAACGTCAAATAAAATATCAGCGGCCTGTAGGAAGACATCTACATCTAAAATATCTGATCCTGTGTGCATATGGACACCTTCCACATTTATGTTTAGCGTATCTACAATTCTTTGTACTAAAGGGATTTGATGAATGGATATCCCAAACTTAGAATCAATATGTCCTACGGAGATATTGGCATTTCCGCCCGCCATCACATGAGGATTAAAGCGAATACAAATAGGAACATTAGGATGCTCGTGTCCAATATATTCCAGAGTATGAATATTATCTACATTGATTTTTGCCCCAAGTTCAATGGCTTTTTCCAGTTCTTTATGAGACACTCCACTTGGTGTAAATACGATATTTTTTGGTTTGAATCCCGCAGCTAATCCAAGCTGGAGTTCTTGAATAGATACCGTATCAAGATTAGAACCTAACTTTTTGAATAACTTGAGAATGTTTGGATTAGATAAAGCCTTTACCGCATAGTTGATGGTTAAGGATTTAACCGAAAAACTATCTTTAAAAAAATTGAACTTGTTTATGATCGTATCTGCATCATAAACATATAATGGAGTACCATACTCTTCGCAAAGAGATTCTACCGAAACGCCTTGGATTTCGGTCGCATTTTTTTGTAACATAATCCTATTAATCTAAAAGTTGATAATGATAGGATCAGTAGAGGCTGAATCCAAATAAGCGTATTCGTCTAGATCTTGCCCATTTGTTGTTTAATCATCTTAATTTGGTCTGTAAGCATCTTTTTGGTATCATCTTTCTTAGCTTGTGCTAACCAATTAAGAGCTTCCCGTTTTCGTCTTTTTGCTCCGGCAATAGCAGCTAGGTTAAGCTTGGCCATAGCCTTATCATGATCCATATATAATCCTGTGTTAAGTGCCTTTTTGAAAAATCCTTCTGATTTACTCATTTGGTTTCGTTGAATAAGAATCATGCCTCTCATCAAGTAGTAATAAGCTTCTTGTCCACTTACCATTAATTCTGGTTTTTTAATCAGGTCAAGTCTTTTTTCCGCTTTATCGAAGTTTCCTCTTCTTACAGCTAAAAACACCATAAGCATTACTTCGTTAAACCAGATGGTAATAATGGAAAGAATCATCAGAAGTAATACGAATATTCCATTACCTATTTCTCCATCCCAAAACTGATAAATGGATAAACCAAGTAATGCTACTGATAAAATAATTCTTGTTATATACGAAAACCACATAATCTAACGACTCATTTTTACGGACGCCAAAATTATAATTCTGTTGAAACTGTAAACTATGTTAATCTCTTTTTATTTTTATGAATAGCAGAGCTTTGATAATTATATTTGGCCAATATGAGGTTAGGAGTTCTCGGTCTACTATTGATATTATTCCATTTTACGCAAGCTCAGGAAAGCAAAGTGGTTGTAAAAGGGCAGGTGTATGGTGTAAATCAGACTACTGATCTTTTAACACTTTTTGTAGTTAGCCAGGAATATCAAACAGGAAATTTCGGTAATCCGGATGGAACTTACGAGATTAAAATAAATCGAAACGATACGATATTAATTGGATCGATAGGGTATTTTACTTCTAAGGTTTGTGTGAAGGATAGTACGCTAAAGGACACTATTTATGTGGATGTGCAGTTAAAACAGTTACAGTATTATTTGCAAGAGGTAACCGTTTTGGCCCCAAGAGAGATGCGCAGGATATATGAGGATATTGAAAAACTAGGTTACGATCCTAAAGATGATCGTTTAAGTGGTTTTGTGGACCCTTTATCTAGCCCGATTACCGCGTTGTACGAAATGTATAGTCGTCATGCGCGTCAGGAACGATTAGCTAAAAAGTTGATTAATGATGCCAAACGAAGAGACCTCTTAAAAGAGTTGTTGGCTAAATATGTGGATTATAACATTATTGATTTAGATGATGATCAGTTTGATGATTTCATCGAATATTTAGATGTAACGGATGAGTTTTTAAAGAGTTCTTCACAATATGATTTTATCATCTTCGTAAAAAAGAAGTACCAATATTATATGCGTCAGCATAAATACGATGGTTGGGAATCCTACTAGGTTACTCTACAACGAAAGAGTTTTTGTAAATCTTAAAGTAAATGAAATTTAAGATAGGAATGCTTAAGAAGTAAATCAACCCGATATTAAATGAAGTAAATAACCCTACAATTATTGCTTGAAGAAGATAAACGATAAACGATAGGAAAATACCAAATACCAAATCCAAAGAAGATTCAAAAGCCGGATCTGCAGCCAGTTTTGTCGTAAGTGTTCTAACCAACTTAAATGCAAGGAAATTATTGATATACATGAACAATCCGAAAGGGAAAAACAAGACTTTAACCCATTTAGGTGTATCTGAAACCTGACGAGGTGGAAGTTCGGTTTCATTAACGATGGCGTCTAATAATTTTTGATTGCTATCAAAACTAGCTTCTAAATCATGTGTGCCACTGGCATTACTAACCCATTCTTTAGATACCTGATGATATTTTAGACCTCTTGGCATATCAATTGTCAGCGGGCGCATTCTTTTATCCAGCTCAGCCAATAATTCAATATATCCTTTATTGTTATTTTCCAAATATGATTTGTAAAAAGGTTTTACCCTAAATGGTTCTCCATATTTGACAAACAAATCTGATCTGAACCTTCTATGTGCGCTATAATTAATTCCTATGGGAACAATCTTAAGATCGGTATCCGGATTTTTATCTAATACACTAAATGCAATTCTGGCAATTCCTTTCTGAACTGGACGGATAGCTCTTCTGAGGTTATGATTTCCTTCTGGAAATATCGTTAACGGATGTTCGCCTTCAATAATTACATCGACACATTTATCAATAATCTTTTTGTTTCTTTTTACCGTATGCATGCCATCACGCTCTCTGTAAATAGGCATCATATAGATAAAGCCGAAGAATTTGGCTCCAATTTTAGACTGAAATACTTTGGCTTGAGTCAAAAAATAAGAGAAGCGATTTTGGGTCATCACTACAGCAAGAGCATCCATAAATGCGTTTTGATGCGTAGGGGCAAAGATGATAGAACCCGACTCTTCAAATTTCGGATGTTTAACGCTTTTAAAGTTTCTATAAAAAAATGAAAGACCGAGTCTCACATAGATTCTCAAAATAATATAAAAGGCTTTCTGCATAATTGGCGGCAAATTTAGGTAGATTTAGTGGTTAAATCGGTTAAAGAAATAAGAAATTGTACTTCCGGATAAAATATGCCAAATCCCCCACCAGGCAGCTAATAGAGCCATGCCTCCGTTACCATTAAAGATGGAAAAAATTAAAACTAAAGACAATCCTGAATTTTGAATTCCCGTCTCAATAGTAATGGTTCGGGTATCTTTATTTGGCACTCCGGCTATTTTCCCAGAGGAATAGCCTACGAGGAATGATAGACCATTATGAATAAAAACCAACACCAGAATATGTTGGTAATATGCGGTAAAAACATCTACGTTTTTAGAAAAAGCTACAACCATAAAAACAATTAGAATCAGGAAAGATACCTGTCTGACCGGCTTTGAAATTTTTTGTGTTAAATCTGGCCATCTCGCTGCAAAAAATAATCCGGCAGCTAATGGCAGAATAAGAATCGAAACAACTGTTTTAACCATTGACCAGAATTCTACGGTAATTACTTTACCTGGACCATCTCCTAAATACAAACCACTGTAAAATTCAAAATTTAGTGGGGTCATAAAAACAGAAGCTACAGTAGCGATTGCAGTTAAACTCACAGATAGCGCCACGTTACCTTTAGATTGTTGCGAAAAGAAGTTAGATACATTACCTCCGGGTGACGCTGCAACCAGAATCATACCCATGGCAAGTTCAGGAAGTGGTTTGACTACTAAAATAAGTAGATACGTGAATAAAGGGAGAAGTACAAATTGACTGGTTGCACCCACCAGAACAGATTTAGGATTTCGTGTAATCTCTACAAATTCATTTCGGTTAATACCTAAAGCTACGCCAAACATGATAAATGAAATGGCCAGATTTAGGATCATTAAACTGTCCTGACTGAAATCAATATGTAGGTCCGAAAATTCCTTACTCATTAATTAAAATGTTTGTGTGCATAGATAATAAAAGTAATTGTGATTAATGGGTGTAAGTTGATACTTATGGGGATAAAAAAAATCCTGAACTGTTAGCCAATTCAGGATTCTAAGATTTTTTGCAAAAGGATTATTTATGCATACAACCTTTTTTATTCAATAACAATTCGTTTGATTCCGGATTCATTTCATCCACATGAATAGCATCTACCGGACAAACTGTAGCACATTGAGGCTCATCATGGAAACCTTTACACTCGGTACATTTATCGGCAACGATGTAAAAGAACTCATCGCTTTCAGCTTCTCTCTTTTTATCTGCGTCTACTTCTCTTCCGTCCCATAAATTTACAGTACCGGTAAGATCCGTACCGTCAGCATAAGACCATTCTTCGTCTGGTTCGTAAATAGCGTGATTTGGGCATTCTGAGACACAAGCGTCACAGTTGATACAGTCATCATTTATTACTAGCATAAAGTATAAATTTTATTCCCTGCGGGATGTTTTTTCTTAATTCTCTCACATGCAAATTTAATGACATAAATGAAATGATCAGAGAAATTCAGAATTTGTATTCAATCTAAATGCAAATTAAGGAGAAATTAGGGGTGTTAATTTAGGTCTAAAATGAGTGTTAGAAGCGCTAAGATACCGTGACGATTTACAGAATTTTTCTGAGAAAAAAAATGAAAGAAATTTTTATAGTGTATTAAATTAAAATATGACCAATATTTGACTCTATATTGACGAAGAGAACTAATATTGTGTCGCAGTGTTTGAAATGTCAAAGATTTATTGAAAACACAGTGAAAATGCATTCTTATTCAAGTGCAATTCAAGACAGAATTAATGGAAAAAACCAAAATAAAAGAATTAGAAAAAGTTGTCGTAAAATTCGTTGGAGATTCAGGGGATGGTATGCAATTGACTGGGACTCAGTTTGCAGGTACGTCAGCTTTTTTAGGTAACGACATTGCAACTTTTCCGGATTACCCGGCTGAGATTCGTGCACCTCAGGGAACTGTGGCAGGAGTTTCGGGATTCCAGGTACATATTGGTAAATCTCATATTCATACGCCAGGAGATAAGTCAGATGTTTTGGTAGCGATGAACGCGGCTGCTCTAAGGGCTAATTTGTATTCGGTACCTTCAGGTAATACCATCATTATTGATACCGATAATTTCAAAAGAAAGGATTGGGAAAAAGCAGGGTATGATTCAGATCCGTTAGAGAGTGAAGAATTAAAGAAATTCAATGTTGTAAAAGCGCCAATTACTTCTTTAACAAGAAAAGCTTTAGAAGGAATCGGTCTGGATAATAAAAGTATCACACGAAGCAAAAACATGTTTGCTTTAGGGGTCGTATACTGGTTATTTAGCCGCCCAATGGATTATACCGAACGTTTTCTTAAAGGAAAATTCGGTAAAAAAGAAATGATTTTAGAAGGGAATATGAAGGCTTTAAAAGCTGGATATTACTTTGCTGAAACGATTGAGGCTTTACCATCAGCGTACACGGTTTTACCTTCCGATATGGAAAAAGGAAGGTATAAGAGTGTGATGGGGAATGAAGCTACGGCCTGGGGTTTTCTTGCGGCTGCAGAGAAATCTGATAAGAATTTATTTTTAGGATCGTATCCGATTACCCCGGCTACAGATATTTTACAAGAAGTAGCAAAACATAAGCACTTTGGTGCAAAGGCATTTCAGGCGGAAGATGAGATTGCAGGAATTGCAGCAGCAATAGGTGCTGCTTTTGCTGGAGATTTTGCCATAACAACTACATCAGGTCCAGGATTGGCACTAAAAGGTGAGGCTATTGGTTTAGCTGTAATGACAGAGTTACCAATTGTGATTGTTGATGTTCAACGAGGAGGTCCTTCAACTGGTTTGCCAACAAAAACCGAGCAGTCTGATTTGTTACAGGCTCTATATGGAAGAAATGGAGAAAGCCCGGTCGTGGTGGTGGCTGCCAAGTCACCAAGTGATTGTTTTGATATGGCTTATAATGCATCTAAGATTGCGATGGAACACGTAACTCCGGTAATCTTATTAACTGATGGATATGTAGCGAATGGTTCGCAACCGTGGAAAATCAAGAAAATGGCTGATTTGGATGATATCGTTCCATATACCATTAACAGTTCAGATAATGCTGAAACATGGGAGCCATATATCAGAGATGAAAATACATTAGCCAGAAAATGGGTGGTTCCCGGAACTGAAGGTTTTGAACATAGAATCGGAGGTTTGGAAAAAGATGAAACCACGGGAAATGTTTCTTATGCTCCTGAAAACCATGAGAAAATGGTAAAAGTAAGAGAGGAGAAAGTCGCACGTGTGGCTAATTATATTCCGGATCTTAAAGTGGAAGGAAATCAAGAAGGTGATTTACTTATCGTAGGTTGGGGAGGTACATTTGGTGCTTTACTTACTGCAGGTGAAGAAGTGGAAGCGAATGGAAGAATAGGATTGGCGCACTTCAATTATATCAAACCATTACCCAAAAACACAGCTGAAGTTTTTTCCAGATTCAAGAAGATTGTGGTATGTGAGTTGAATAATGGCCAGTTTGTTAAATATTTGAGAGCGGAATTACCGCAATTCGATTATTTGCAATACAACAAGATTCAGGGATTACCATTTAGCACCTCTGAATTGATTGATAGATTTACTGAAATTTTAAAGGAAGACTAATCATGAGCGAAAATCCTAAAGTAGAATATAGAGCAAAAGATTTTGCGAGTGATCAGGAAGTAAGATGGTGTCCTGGATGTGGTGATTATGCTATTTTGAAATCCGTTCAAAAAGCGATGCCGGAACTTGGTATTGACAAAAAGGATATCGTTTTTGTTTCTGGAATTGGATGTTCTTCCAGATTCCCATATTATATGGATACTTATGGTTTCCATTCTATTCATGGTCGTGCACCGGCTATTGCGAGTGGTGTGAAAATGGCTAATCCAAATTTAAGTGTTTGGCAAATCACTGGTGATGGAGATGCTTTAGCGATTGGTGGAAATCATTTTATTCATGCACTGAGAAGAAACATCGATATTAATATTTTGTTGTTTAACAACAGAATATATGGATTAACAAAAGGGCAGTTTTCTCCAACAACGAGTTTGGGACATAAAACCAAAACATCGCCACAGGGAAGTATTGATAATCCGTTTAATCCTGGTGAATTGGCTTTGGGTGCGGGCGCACAGTTTTTTGCAAGAATTGAAGATATTAATCCTAAAGGAATGGTAGATATTTTTATTGAAGCTGAAAAGCACAAGGGGACGTCTTTGATTGAAATCTTACAGAATTGTGTGATTTTCAATGATAAAGTCTTCAAAGAATGGACTGCAAAAGAAGTAAAGACCGAAGCATTCCTGAGAGTAGAACATGGAAAGCCAATGATTTTTGGAAAAGAACGAAACAAAGGAATTATCCAAAATGGCTTTAAATTGGAAGTTGTTGAGATTGGCAAGGATGGAATTACTGAAGATGATTTGGTAGTTCATGATGCACATGAGGAGGATATTACATTACACATGATGTTGGTCAACTTAAGAATGCCTATGGTAACTGGAGTGATTCGTTCCGTAAAAA
This genomic interval from bacterium SCSIO 12643 contains the following:
- a CDS encoding PKD domain-containing protein gives rise to the protein MRKISKGLLLFLGFLLGVTLNSNAQTAIIASPNPVPLSICNGDTIFFVADNSTGTLTSFQWNFNGAAAGPQTVFGQNVTFVAGNVGSYTMQLVVSDGIALDTLDFNMVVNACTPPTINISGTPTTICEGTQVQFTDATTPGSQPIISRLWSFPGGTPATSNVTNPSVTYAAAGTYNVFYEVTDANGTYKDTLVAYINVVSCPPPVADFIANKVQICPGDCINFLDQSQNVVVGQSTWSWSFPGSDSAVSVQQNPTNICYQIPGKYTVTLSVTNAFSGDTEEKINYITVDSCLPPESKYSAEKLKICQGTCVQFFNQSLRADTVTWHFFNADPLYEWSTEDDPIVCYSDTGKFDIQMVTNNQYGPPSILLHTEVVDVEAFPEVQAPNDESVLIGQSVRLQAYGTAPRFRWTPSDGTIDCETCSRVNVSPLENTKYYVTNISDNGCERTDSVNVIVVKNYYRGVPDAFTPNADEENDVLLVYGNGITKMEFYVYDRHGRLVFESRDQNVGWDGTYKGEPLQAGVYAYFVKLTYESGFQEILKGDVTLVR
- a CDS encoding PorP/SprF family type IX secretion system membrane protein, which codes for MNKLISFLAIIIFSGVALGQSTEPIMTQFYNTPLQVNPANAGLFAGRARIISNFKRQWESIGQPFQTIAASGDFQLARDVTGGDFFGMGIDINQDKAGISELSNLSANVSLSFTKAMDGRKSHFASVGFQGGYGQRSISTSNINWGSQWTNTGFDPTIKTPDQALDESSSYFDLAAGVNYFYSRPDDAVKMYLGVAAYHLTQPKISFLGNDDEVIERKFNVSGGLRYQFGRSENFSVYPNFLYAWQGPVNVLIYGSDLEYRISDGSRSTGTRKYTSFAVGVYHKWKQTIAPVVKLHKAGFSLYVTYEFEIGNITRVTNGQGGMEVALKYRVDFRSGKNKKNINNAFL
- a CDS encoding acyl-CoA reductase, which codes for MELKDRIKAFSNLGQQLRLWLSERSEGVDNPLDSVLRRTFHANGWFDESQVLSSLNEIVEWLQEDKLQEWTADYDFGAVKNAKRVGVIMAGNIPLVGYHDYLSVIISGHFLKAKLSSKDTVLIQFLHDELLKIAPELSEMVDLGGERFTDIDAVIATGSNNSSRYFDYYFSKIPHIIRKNRTSVAVLSGNESEVELKQLGNDIFRYYGLGCRNVTKVYFPKDFDINWFYQGIVSHGKVMDNHKYQNNYDYHKSLFLLNQEKMWDNNFLILKNDSGLTSPVGTLFYEEYDDLGHVEADLSMLEEQIQCRVGLGGLELGKAQKPKLTDYSDNIDVLEFLLEL
- a CDS encoding DUF2892 domain-containing protein, translating into MWFSYITRIILSVALLGLSIYQFWDGEIGNGIFVLLLMILSIITIWFNEVMLMVFLAVRRGNFDKAEKRLDLIKKPELMVSGQEAYYYLMRGMILIQRNQMSKSEGFFKKALNTGLYMDHDKAMAKLNLAAIAGAKRRKREALNWLAQAKKDDTKKMLTDQIKMIKQQMGKI
- the lysA gene encoding diaminopimelate decarboxylase; this translates as MLQKNATEIQGVSVESLCEEYGTPLYVYDADTIINKFNFFKDSFSVKSLTINYAVKALSNPNILKLFKKLGSNLDTVSIQELQLGLAAGFKPKNIVFTPSGVSHKELEKAIELGAKINVDNIHTLEYIGHEHPNVPICIRFNPHVMAGGNANISVGHIDSKFGISIHQIPLVQRIVDTLNINVEGVHMHTGSDILDVDVFLQAADILFDVAEKFDHLKYIDFGSGFKIRYKEDDHETDIAEFGQVMSERFNAFEKNYGKPLTLMFEPGKFMVSESGYFFVKTNLIKQTTSTIFASVDSGFNHLIRPMFYNAHHEIYNVSNPNGKPRIYTVVGYICESDTFGYNRRINEIKEGDILGFKNAGAYCYSMASNYNSRYRPAEVLIHKGKAQLIRKRETLDDLFKNVVDIDL